Proteins encoded by one window of Yersinia massiliensis:
- a CDS encoding YihD family protein, giving the protein MKCHRVNELIELLHPAWQQEPDLNLVQFLQKLATEAGFEGEFSDLTDDILIYHLKMRGSASTEAIPGLKKDFEEDFKTAILRARGVIKD; this is encoded by the coding sequence ATGAAATGTCATCGTGTTAATGAACTGATTGAGCTTTTACATCCGGCCTGGCAGCAAGAGCCGGATTTGAATTTGGTGCAATTTTTACAAAAACTGGCAACAGAAGCTGGTTTTGAAGGTGAGTTTTCAGATCTAACAGACGATATTCTTATTTATCATCTGAAAATGCGTGGTTCAGCTTCGACAGAAGCCATACCTGGTTTGAAAAAGGATTTCGAAGAAGATTTTAAGACAGCCATATTACGCGCGCGTGGTGTCATTAAAGATTAG
- the dsbA gene encoding thiol:disulfide interchange protein DsbA → MKNVWLALVGMVMAFSASAAQFTDGTQYQTLNKPVTGEPQVLEFFSFYCPHCYQFEEIYHVPETVKKALPEGTKMTRYHVEFLGPLGKQLTQAWAVAMALGVEDKITPLMFEGVQKTQTVQTPDDIRNVFIKAGVSGEDYDAALNSFVVKSLVVQQQKAAEDLELRGVPAMFVNGKYMIKNDGMDTSSMENYAKQYADVVKFLLTQK, encoded by the coding sequence ATGAAAAATGTTTGGTTGGCTCTCGTTGGCATGGTGATGGCATTTAGCGCATCAGCGGCACAATTTACAGACGGTACTCAGTACCAGACGTTGAACAAACCTGTAACAGGTGAACCTCAGGTTTTGGAGTTTTTCTCTTTCTATTGCCCACACTGCTACCAGTTTGAAGAGATTTACCATGTTCCTGAGACAGTAAAAAAAGCACTGCCGGAAGGGACAAAAATGACCCGCTATCATGTTGAGTTCCTTGGTCCATTGGGTAAACAACTGACTCAGGCATGGGCTGTTGCCATGGCATTAGGTGTTGAGGATAAAATCACCCCACTGATGTTTGAAGGCGTGCAGAAAACTCAAACCGTTCAAACTCCTGATGATATCCGTAATGTCTTTATCAAAGCGGGTGTAAGTGGTGAAGACTATGATGCGGCATTAAATAGCTTTGTAGTGAAATCGCTCGTTGTTCAGCAGCAAAAAGCAGCTGAAGATTTAGAATTACGCGGTGTTCCTGCAATGTTTGTTAATGGCAAATATATGATTAAAAATGATGGCATGGATACCAGTTCAATGGAAAATTATGCTAAACAGTATGCGGATGTTGTTAAGTTTCTACTGACGCAAAAGTAA
- the rbsR gene encoding ribose operon transcriptional repressor RbsR, giving the protein MATMKDVARLAGVSTSTVSHVINKNRFVSDPIRDKVQSAIRQLNYAPSALARSLKLKQTQTIGMLVTASSNPFYAEVVRGVERSCYERGYSLILCNTEGDIDRMSRSLETLMQKRVDGLLLMCTESHRPSQDILRCYPSLPIIMMDWAPFEGVNDVIQDNSLFGGEMATSYLIARGYTRIACIAGPQDKTPAKERLEGYRQAMTRAGLPVPNGYEVASDFEFGGGLAAMQQLLELPEPPDAVFTSNDAMAVGVYQALHQAGLSIPQDMAVIGYDDIEIAQYMTPPLTTIHQPKDDLGELAIDTLIHRLNNPEAEPQILILTPELIERGSVAIR; this is encoded by the coding sequence TTGGCCACTATGAAAGATGTCGCCCGTTTAGCGGGCGTCTCAACATCGACTGTTTCCCATGTGATTAACAAAAATCGCTTTGTCAGCGACCCTATCCGCGACAAAGTGCAATCGGCTATTCGTCAACTCAACTATGCCCCTTCTGCGTTGGCCCGTAGCCTAAAACTGAAACAAACTCAGACTATTGGCATGCTGGTCACCGCCAGTAGTAACCCCTTTTATGCTGAAGTGGTTCGTGGTGTAGAACGCAGTTGTTATGAGCGCGGTTATAGTTTGATTCTGTGTAATACCGAAGGCGATATCGATCGCATGAGCCGTAGTCTTGAAACCTTAATGCAAAAACGGGTCGATGGTCTGCTGTTAATGTGTACCGAAAGTCATCGTCCTTCCCAAGATATTCTGCGTTGTTATCCCTCGTTGCCGATCATAATGATGGACTGGGCACCGTTCGAGGGCGTGAACGATGTCATTCAAGATAACTCGTTATTTGGCGGAGAAATGGCAACCTCATATCTGATTGCCAGAGGCTATACCCGAATCGCCTGTATTGCCGGGCCACAGGATAAAACTCCAGCGAAAGAACGTTTGGAAGGTTACCGTCAAGCCATGACACGTGCTGGTTTACCGGTGCCGAATGGCTATGAAGTTGCCAGTGATTTTGAATTTGGGGGTGGTTTGGCCGCCATGCAGCAGTTACTTGAACTGCCGGAGCCACCTGATGCCGTGTTTACCAGTAATGATGCCATGGCTGTTGGGGTCTATCAGGCCTTGCATCAGGCTGGGTTATCGATTCCGCAAGATATGGCTGTTATCGGCTACGATGATATTGAAATCGCACAATACATGACACCACCGTTAACCACGATTCATCAGCCAAAAGATGACCTTGGCGAACTGGCCATTGATACGCTGATTCATCGATTGAATAACCCGGAAGCGGAACCACAAATCCTGATTCTCACTCCCGAGTTGATCGAGCGTGGGTCGGTCGCTATTCGTTAA
- a CDS encoding FadR/GntR family transcriptional regulator, which yields MQLNTQQQAAQRNLSYLLAEKIGQRILIGEYEAGSILPGEIELGEQFGVSRTAVREAVKMLAAKGMLLPRPRIGTRVMPKTNWNYLDQELLTWWMNKENFDQVMQHFLILRTSLEPQACSLAAINANEEQRVLLASLIAEMRALHNHFNRERWIQVDAQFHQLIYEASGNPFLTSFANLFSSVYHSYFRAITGDEVLQLQHHQDIVDAILASDSQGALLACQVLLKEKD from the coding sequence ATGCAACTCAATACCCAACAACAGGCCGCCCAACGTAATCTTTCATATCTGTTGGCCGAAAAAATTGGTCAGCGCATTCTAATAGGTGAATATGAGGCCGGTAGCATCTTGCCTGGCGAGATAGAGTTGGGTGAACAGTTTGGTGTCAGTCGTACAGCAGTGCGTGAAGCGGTGAAAATGCTCGCAGCAAAAGGGATGTTATTACCACGCCCCCGTATTGGTACCCGAGTGATGCCCAAAACAAATTGGAACTACCTTGATCAGGAATTATTGACCTGGTGGATGAACAAAGAGAATTTCGATCAAGTGATGCAGCACTTCCTTATATTAAGGACATCACTTGAGCCGCAAGCTTGTTCACTCGCCGCAATAAATGCCAATGAGGAACAGCGCGTGCTGCTAGCTTCATTAATTGCAGAGATGCGGGCGCTGCATAACCACTTTAACCGTGAGCGATGGATTCAGGTGGATGCTCAGTTTCATCAGTTAATCTATGAAGCCAGTGGTAACCCATTCTTGACGTCTTTCGCTAATTTGTTCAGTTCGGTATATCACAGTTATTTTCGTGCCATTACCGGCGATGAAGTACTTCAGCTGCAACACCATCAGGATATTGTTGATGCCATTCTCGCCAGTGATAGCCAAGGGGCCTTATTAGCCTGCCAAGTGTTATTAAAAGAGAAAGATTAG
- a CDS encoding serine/threonine protein kinase, with amino-acid sequence MNSSAFNFQTLSPDLIMDALEGVGLQVDSGLTALNSYENRVYQFMDEDRKRYVVKFYRPERWSDEQITEEHLFSFELAESEIPVVAPLQLNGQTLHTQNDFYFAVFPSVGGRQYEMDNLEQLEWVGRFLGRIHHVGRDKLFVTRPTIGIEEYLTEPRQLLASSNLVPAKQRDNFLAATDLLISTIKQYWHTDWQPLRLHGDCHPGNILWRDGPMFVDLDDARNGPAIQDLWMLLHGERSEQLIQLDILLEAYSEFTDFDSRELALIEPLRAMRMVYYLAWVARRWQDPAFPKSFPWMAESDFWLQQTKLFTEQVKLLQVPPLQLMPMY; translated from the coding sequence ATGAACAGCTCTGCTTTTAATTTTCAGACGTTGTCTCCTGATCTCATTATGGATGCCCTTGAAGGGGTAGGACTACAAGTAGATTCAGGATTAACGGCGCTTAATAGCTACGAAAACCGCGTTTATCAGTTTATGGACGAAGATCGTAAACGCTACGTGGTGAAGTTTTATCGCCCCGAACGCTGGAGTGACGAACAAATTACCGAAGAGCATCTGTTTTCGTTTGAATTAGCAGAGTCAGAGATACCCGTTGTTGCCCCATTGCAGCTAAATGGACAGACCTTGCATACTCAAAATGACTTTTACTTTGCGGTATTTCCAAGTGTCGGCGGTCGCCAGTATGAAATGGATAATCTTGAACAATTAGAATGGGTTGGGAGATTTCTTGGCCGGATTCATCACGTTGGGCGTGATAAACTTTTTGTTACTCGCCCCACGATCGGTATCGAAGAATATCTAACTGAGCCACGCCAGTTGTTGGCCAGCAGCAACTTAGTGCCCGCAAAACAGCGGGATAATTTTCTGGCGGCGACCGATCTATTGATCAGCACCATCAAGCAATATTGGCATACCGATTGGCAACCACTACGGTTACACGGCGATTGCCACCCAGGTAATATTTTATGGCGTGATGGGCCAATGTTTGTTGACCTAGATGACGCCAGAAATGGCCCAGCTATCCAAGATCTTTGGATGTTGTTACATGGTGAACGCAGTGAGCAATTAATCCAGTTAGATATATTGCTGGAGGCTTATAGTGAATTCACTGATTTTGATTCGCGAGAACTTGCACTGATTGAACCTCTGCGTGCGATGCGGATGGTTTATTACCTTGCCTGGGTCGCCAGACGTTGGCAGGACCCAGCATTCCCTAAAAGCTTTCCGTGGATGGCTGAGTCTGATTTTTGGCTACAACAGACTAAGCTATTTACAGAGCAGGTTAAACTGTTGCAGGTACCCCCTTTGCAGCTGATGCCAATGTACTGA
- the polA gene encoding DNA polymerase I — MAQIAENPLILVDGSSYLYRAYHAFPPLTNSSGEPTGAMYGVLNMLRSLLLQYRPSHVAVVFDAKGKTFRDELFAEYKSHRPPMPDDLRLQIEPLHQMVKAMGLPLLVVSGVEADDVIGTLAQEAEKAGHAVLISTGDKDMAQLVTPNITLINTMNNAILGPQEVCEKYGVPPELIIDFLALMGDSSDNIPGVPGVGEKTAQALLQGLGGLDALFSNLDKISTLSFRGSKTMSAKLEQNKDVAYLSYKLATIKTDVELEVTCDELTVSSPDDEQLHQLFARYEFKRWLADVEAGKWLDGKKERPTGQGNNKAFVAAEPAPAAEVTAVLSQDNYQTILDEKSLADWIERLKKAEVFAFDTETDGLDTLSSNLIGLSFAVAPGEAAYLPLAHDYLDAPEQLDRDWVLATLKPLLEDEKALKVGQNLKFDQSMLARYGIDLRGIAFDTMLESYVLNSVAGRHDMDSLAERYLNHKTITFEEIAGKGKNQLTFNQIALEQAGPYASEDADVTLQLHLVLWPKLQQSDGLKRVFQDIEMPLLPVLSRIERTGVLIDQNILAAHSKELTLRLDELEKQAHELAEEPFNLASPKQLQVILYEKQKLPILKKTPGGAASTNEEVLAELALDYPLPKVILEYRGLAKLKTTYTDKLPLMINPVSGRVHTSYHQAVTATGRLSSRDPNLQNIPVRNEEGRRIRQAFIAPKGYRIMAADYSQIELRIMAHLSQDEGLLAAFAAGKDIHRATAAEVFGLPLENVTTEQRRSAKAINFGLIYGMSAFGLARQLNIPRGEAQRYMDLYFERYPGVLEYMERTRKQAADQGYVTTLDGRRLYLPDIHSRNATRRKAAEREAINAPMQGTAADIIKRAMIAVDAWLQQESEPLVRVIMQVHDELVFEVHESVLESAEQKIRELMEQSMQLAVPLKVDVGVGDNWDQAH, encoded by the coding sequence ATGGCCCAGATTGCAGAAAACCCATTGATCCTCGTTGACGGTTCCTCTTACCTCTATCGTGCTTACCATGCTTTCCCGCCGCTGACCAATAGCAGCGGTGAGCCAACTGGTGCGATGTATGGCGTGTTGAACATGTTGCGCAGTCTGTTGCTGCAATATCGTCCAAGCCATGTTGCGGTTGTTTTTGATGCTAAAGGAAAAACGTTTCGTGACGAGCTTTTCGCGGAATATAAATCTCATCGCCCTCCTATGCCCGATGATTTACGGTTGCAAATAGAGCCACTTCACCAAATGGTAAAGGCGATGGGATTGCCTTTATTAGTGGTTTCTGGCGTAGAGGCTGATGATGTCATTGGTACATTGGCACAAGAAGCAGAGAAAGCCGGTCATGCTGTATTAATTAGTACGGGTGATAAAGATATGGCGCAACTAGTTACGCCGAATATCACTCTCATTAATACTATGAACAACGCTATTTTAGGGCCACAGGAAGTGTGCGAAAAATATGGCGTTCCTCCTGAATTGATTATTGATTTTCTCGCCCTCATGGGTGACTCATCGGACAATATTCCAGGAGTGCCTGGTGTCGGCGAAAAAACAGCGCAGGCCTTATTGCAAGGTCTGGGTGGGTTGGATGCACTCTTCAGTAATTTAGATAAGATTTCTACGCTGTCATTCCGTGGCTCAAAAACGATGTCTGCCAAGTTAGAGCAAAATAAAGATGTTGCTTATCTTTCCTATAAACTTGCCACCATTAAAACGGATGTTGAACTGGAGGTGACCTGCGATGAACTGACCGTTTCCTCACCGGATGACGAGCAGTTACATCAGCTATTCGCCCGTTACGAATTTAAGCGTTGGTTGGCAGATGTCGAAGCCGGTAAATGGCTAGACGGTAAAAAAGAGCGACCAACAGGGCAGGGCAACAATAAAGCGTTTGTTGCAGCAGAGCCGGCACCGGCCGCTGAAGTGACGGCGGTATTATCGCAAGATAATTACCAAACCATCTTGGATGAGAAATCCTTAGCGGATTGGATTGAACGCTTGAAAAAAGCGGAAGTCTTCGCCTTTGATACTGAAACTGATGGCCTCGATACTCTTAGCAGCAATTTGATTGGTCTGTCTTTTGCTGTCGCGCCGGGTGAAGCTGCTTATCTGCCGTTAGCGCATGATTATCTTGATGCCCCTGAACAGCTCGATCGTGATTGGGTGCTCGCGACGCTAAAACCGCTGTTGGAAGATGAAAAAGCGCTTAAAGTTGGGCAAAACCTCAAGTTTGATCAAAGTATGCTGGCGCGTTATGGCATTGATCTGCGTGGAATCGCTTTTGATACCATGTTGGAATCTTATGTTCTAAACAGTGTAGCGGGTCGTCATGACATGGATAGCTTGGCGGAACGGTATCTCAACCATAAGACCATCACTTTTGAAGAGATTGCCGGTAAAGGAAAGAATCAGCTGACGTTTAACCAAATTGCATTGGAGCAAGCTGGGCCATATGCATCAGAAGATGCTGACGTCACCCTACAGTTGCACTTGGTTCTATGGCCAAAATTGCAGCAAAGTGATGGCTTGAAGCGAGTGTTCCAAGATATTGAGATGCCATTGCTGCCAGTATTGTCCCGCATTGAGCGTACCGGCGTATTGATTGACCAAAATATATTAGCAGCGCACTCCAAAGAGCTCACTCTTCGTCTCGATGAGCTGGAAAAACAGGCTCATGAGCTGGCTGAAGAACCTTTCAATTTGGCATCACCTAAGCAGCTACAGGTGATTTTGTATGAAAAACAAAAATTGCCGATTTTGAAAAAAACGCCTGGCGGCGCGGCGTCCACTAATGAAGAAGTGCTCGCGGAGTTGGCGCTGGATTATCCCCTGCCGAAAGTCATCCTCGAATACCGTGGATTGGCAAAGCTAAAAACAACCTATACCGATAAGTTACCGTTGATGATTAACCCCGTCTCGGGCCGGGTCCATACCTCTTATCATCAAGCTGTAACGGCCACAGGGCGTTTGTCATCCCGTGATCCTAACCTGCAAAATATTCCGGTGCGCAATGAAGAAGGGCGTCGTATACGTCAGGCTTTTATCGCGCCAAAAGGTTACCGCATCATGGCGGCCGACTATTCGCAGATTGAGCTGCGAATCATGGCACATTTGTCACAGGATGAAGGATTGTTGGCTGCGTTTGCTGCTGGGAAGGATATTCACCGCGCGACAGCGGCAGAAGTCTTTGGTTTGCCATTAGAAAACGTGACAACCGAGCAGCGTCGTAGTGCTAAAGCCATTAACTTTGGCTTGATTTATGGCATGAGCGCATTTGGTTTAGCGCGGCAGTTGAATATCCCTCGTGGTGAAGCACAGCGTTATATGGATCTCTACTTTGAGCGCTATCCGGGTGTGCTGGAATACATGGAGCGCACTCGCAAACAAGCCGCGGATCAAGGCTACGTCACCACATTGGATGGCCGCCGTCTCTATCTGCCTGATATTCACTCACGGAATGCCACTCGTCGTAAGGCCGCTGAACGTGAAGCTATCAATGCGCCAATGCAAGGAACTGCTGCCGATATTATCAAACGAGCGATGATCGCGGTGGATGCTTGGTTGCAGCAAGAATCTGAGCCTTTGGTGCGGGTTATCATGCAAGTACACGATGAATTGGTATTTGAAGTGCATGAAAGTGTATTGGAAAGTGCTGAGCAGAAAATCCGCGAGCTGATGGAGCAGAGTATGCAACTGGCGGTACCTTTGAAGGTTGATGTCGGGGTTGGAGATAATTGGGATCAGGCACACTAA
- the mdtD gene encoding multidrug transporter subunit MdtD, with amino-acid sequence MIKSARSMAGLPWIAAMAFFMQALDATILNTALPSIAESLNRSPLTMQSAIISYTLTVAMLIPVSGWLADRFGTRRVFILAVSLFTLGSLLCALSGSLPFLVASRVIQGIGGAMMMPVARLALIRAYPRSELLPVLNFVTIPGLIGPVLGPLLGGLLVTYATWHWIFILNIPIGILGIIYARKFMPDFTMPKRAFDFIGFLLFGSSLVLISVSLEIMGRPDIASYLPALTLISGLLMLLFYIFHAKGHPNPLIGLPLFKTRTFSVGIAGNVASRLGTGCVPFLMPLMLQVGFGYSAIIAGCMMAPTAIGSMMAKSAVTQVLRSLGYRKVLVSVTAIIGVLIALFALQSPGMSPWLMILPLFVLGMAMSTQFTAMNTITLADLTDNNASSGNSVLAVTQQLAISFGVAISAVVLRFYDGMSFGNNVDHFHYTFITMGVVTLFSSAVFLLLKPKDGDNLIQGRNVKKVSRPAESEV; translated from the coding sequence ATGATAAAATCTGCGCGTAGCATGGCGGGTCTTCCTTGGATAGCCGCCATGGCTTTCTTTATGCAGGCTTTGGATGCCACCATACTGAATACCGCTTTGCCATCAATCGCGGAAAGCCTCAACAGGTCACCATTGACCATGCAATCCGCCATTATCAGCTATACCCTAACCGTCGCCATGTTGATTCCTGTTAGTGGATGGTTAGCAGACCGTTTTGGCACTCGGCGGGTTTTTATTTTGGCGGTATCTCTCTTTACGCTGGGATCGCTTTTGTGTGCACTGTCAGGCTCATTGCCATTTCTCGTTGCCTCACGCGTGATTCAAGGTATCGGTGGGGCGATGATGATGCCCGTCGCTCGGCTTGCACTTATTCGAGCCTATCCGCGTAGTGAATTGTTACCGGTACTCAATTTTGTCACGATTCCAGGATTAATTGGGCCAGTTTTGGGGCCGCTACTGGGCGGACTACTGGTGACTTACGCCACTTGGCACTGGATTTTTATCCTTAATATCCCAATCGGTATATTAGGCATTATTTACGCACGTAAATTCATGCCTGACTTCACCATGCCTAAACGCGCGTTTGATTTTATCGGCTTCCTGCTGTTCGGTAGTAGTTTGGTGCTTATTTCCGTCAGTTTAGAGATCATGGGGCGACCCGATATTGCCAGTTATCTACCTGCCCTGACGCTAATTAGCGGTTTGTTGATGCTTCTCTTCTATATATTCCACGCCAAAGGCCACCCGAATCCATTAATTGGTTTGCCACTATTCAAAACCAGAACCTTTTCGGTGGGTATTGCGGGGAACGTAGCCTCACGATTAGGAACAGGTTGCGTACCGTTCTTAATGCCACTGATGTTACAGGTTGGATTTGGTTACTCCGCCATTATTGCCGGTTGCATGATGGCACCCACGGCCATTGGTTCGATGATGGCGAAATCAGCCGTGACGCAGGTATTACGTTCGCTGGGCTATCGCAAAGTCTTAGTGAGTGTCACTGCCATTATCGGTGTGCTAATTGCATTATTTGCGTTGCAATCACCGGGCATGTCGCCTTGGTTGATGATCTTGCCACTCTTTGTTTTGGGTATGGCGATGTCGACTCAGTTCACGGCCATGAATACCATCACCTTGGCAGACTTAACCGATAACAATGCCAGTTCAGGCAACAGTGTTCTGGCTGTTACTCAACAATTAGCTATCAGTTTTGGGGTTGCCATCAGTGCGGTGGTATTACGGTTTTATGATGGGATGTCGTTTGGCAATAATGTCGATCACTTCCATTACACCTTTATTACGATGGGCGTGGTGACATTATTCTCCTCTGCGGTGTTCTTATTACTCAAACCAAAAGATGGCGACAACTTAATTCAGGGCCGCAATGTTAAAAAAGTCTCGCGCCCTGCAGAGAGTGAAGTTTAA
- the yihA gene encoding ribosome biogenesis GTP-binding protein YihA/YsxC: MTIRNYNYHMTHFVISAPDIRHLPRDEGIEVAFAGRSNAGKSSALNTLTSQKSLARTSKTPGRTQLINLFEVVEGVRLVDLPGYGYAEVPEEMKLKWQRALGEYLQKRNCLKGLVVLMDIRHPLKDLDQQMITWAVAVGTPVLLLLTKADKLASGARKAQLNMVREAIVPFMGDIQVEAFSSLKKIGVDKLREKLDTWFSEIPPEVMIDEYDDQDE, encoded by the coding sequence TTGACTATTAGAAACTATAACTACCACATGACACATTTCGTCATCAGTGCTCCGGATATCCGCCATCTACCACGTGATGAAGGTATCGAGGTGGCATTCGCTGGCCGCTCAAATGCCGGTAAATCTAGCGCACTCAATACGTTAACTAGCCAGAAAAGCCTGGCTAGAACCAGTAAAACGCCGGGGCGTACCCAGCTAATTAACTTATTTGAAGTGGTTGAAGGTGTGCGTCTGGTTGACTTACCTGGCTATGGTTATGCTGAAGTGCCAGAAGAGATGAAACTCAAGTGGCAGCGCGCACTAGGGGAGTATTTGCAGAAACGCAACTGCCTGAAAGGGTTGGTTGTGTTGATGGATATTCGCCACCCACTGAAAGATCTAGATCAACAGATGATTACTTGGGCTGTTGCCGTCGGCACGCCAGTTCTTCTATTACTGACTAAAGCAGATAAGCTGGCATCAGGTGCTCGTAAGGCACAACTGAATATGGTACGAGAAGCCATTGTTCCTTTTATGGGGGATATTCAGGTTGAGGCTTTCTCATCATTGAAAAAGATTGGCGTCGATAAGTTGCGGGAAAAACTTGATACTTGGTTCAGCGAGATCCCACCAGAAGTCATGATTGATGAGTATGACGATCAAGACGAGTAA
- the mobB gene encoding molybdopterin-guanine dinucleotide biosynthesis protein MobB codes for MNKGTPPLLGIAAYSGTGKTTLLKSLIPLLLQRQIRVGLIKHTHHNMEIDTPGKDSYELRKAGAHQTLVASDCRWALMTETPEQSPLDLHYLASRLDPSTIDLILVEGFKHEPISKIALYREAVGKPFAGLIDEYVIALASDTQVESTVEQLDINQPEEIAAFICSWLEKNGNKTK; via the coding sequence ATGAACAAAGGTACACCACCACTGTTAGGTATAGCCGCCTATAGCGGCACAGGAAAAACAACTTTGCTGAAAAGCTTGATTCCCTTACTGCTGCAGCGACAAATTCGGGTCGGCTTAATCAAACATACCCACCACAATATGGAAATTGATACTCCAGGGAAAGATAGCTATGAGTTACGCAAGGCTGGAGCTCATCAGACGTTAGTTGCAAGTGATTGCCGCTGGGCATTGATGACTGAAACACCCGAACAATCTCCCTTAGATCTGCACTATCTTGCCAGCCGCTTAGACCCCTCGACGATTGATTTAATCTTAGTTGAAGGATTTAAACATGAGCCGATCAGCAAAATAGCACTTTATAGAGAAGCTGTGGGTAAGCCATTTGCCGGCTTGATTGATGAATACGTTATCGCGTTGGCGAGTGACACTCAGGTCGAGAGCACGGTTGAGCAGTTGGATATCAACCAACCGGAAGAGATCGCTGCTTTCATTTGCAGTTGGCTAGAAAAAAATGGAAATAAAACAAAGTGA
- the mobA gene encoding molybdenum cofactor guanylyltransferase MobA, whose translation MQPNITGVILAGGRSSRMGGNDKGLILLNGKPLFQHVFDRLKPQVDEVIINANRHQALYQVSGIPVISDIITGFVGPLAGMHAGLSYSHTEWVIFAPCDVPMLPSNLVSQLWLGKQQALAAYVHDGERAHPTLALMHVSLKPFLTEFLAQGDRKLMIFMESLHAQPVMFREQASQFSNLNTPTDCELWEQGKRGM comes from the coding sequence ATGCAGCCCAATATAACAGGCGTTATTCTTGCTGGAGGCCGTTCATCCCGAATGGGGGGAAACGATAAAGGACTTATTCTTCTCAATGGTAAACCGCTGTTTCAACATGTTTTTGACCGATTAAAACCTCAAGTCGATGAAGTCATCATTAATGCTAATCGTCATCAGGCGTTGTATCAAGTCAGTGGTATACCCGTCATAAGCGATATCATTACAGGCTTTGTCGGGCCGCTGGCAGGGATGCATGCAGGATTAAGCTATTCACATACCGAATGGGTAATATTCGCTCCCTGTGACGTTCCTATGCTTCCTTCAAATTTAGTTTCTCAACTGTGGCTCGGGAAGCAGCAGGCACTGGCAGCTTATGTACACGATGGTGAACGAGCGCATCCGACATTGGCTTTAATGCATGTGAGTTTGAAGCCATTCCTAACTGAGTTCTTGGCACAAGGCGATCGTAAATTAATGATATTCATGGAGAGCCTACATGCGCAACCTGTGATGTTTCGTGAACAAGCCAGCCAATTCAGCAACCTAAATACTCCCACTGATTGCGAATTATGGGAACAAGGTAAAAGAGGGATGTGA
- the rbsK gene encoding ribokinase, whose amino-acid sequence METGKLVVLGSINADHILNIEQFPRPGETVIGKQYNVAFGGKGANQAVAAGRSGANIAFIACVGEDDIGERVRRQLASDKIDTTPIEAVVGTTTGVALIFVNGEGENVIGINAGANAAVTPDYLSRYQQQVIDAEALLMQLESPLETVIAAAKLAKQHQTKVILNPAPARELPDELLTLVDMITPNETEAERLTGIHIEQDDDAAKAAQILHDKGIATVIITLGSRGVWLSEQGKGQLVAGFKVNAVDTIAAGDTFNGALLTALLEGQTMGLAVRFAHAAAAIAVTRAGAQPSIPWRAEIDRFLQGQV is encoded by the coding sequence ATGGAAACAGGTAAGCTGGTGGTCCTCGGCAGTATCAATGCCGACCATATTCTGAACATTGAGCAGTTTCCACGTCCGGGTGAAACGGTGATCGGGAAGCAGTATAACGTTGCTTTCGGTGGCAAAGGCGCGAATCAGGCTGTTGCCGCTGGCCGTAGTGGGGCGAATATCGCGTTTATTGCTTGTGTGGGTGAAGATGATATTGGTGAACGAGTACGTCGGCAATTAGCCAGCGATAAGATTGATACCACTCCAATCGAGGCTGTTGTCGGAACGACTACAGGTGTGGCACTGATTTTCGTCAATGGTGAAGGTGAGAACGTTATTGGTATCAACGCGGGTGCGAATGCTGCTGTGACACCTGACTACCTCAGCCGATACCAACAACAAGTCATTGATGCTGAAGCATTACTCATGCAATTAGAATCCCCACTTGAGACAGTGATTGCTGCGGCTAAATTGGCGAAGCAGCATCAGACGAAGGTGATTCTAAATCCGGCCCCTGCGCGTGAGCTCCCCGATGAGCTGTTAACGCTGGTGGATATGATTACCCCGAATGAAACCGAAGCTGAGCGTTTAACGGGTATTCATATTGAGCAAGATGACGATGCCGCGAAAGCCGCACAAATTTTGCACGATAAAGGGATTGCAACAGTGATCATTACTTTGGGTAGCCGAGGCGTTTGGCTCAGCGAACAGGGTAAAGGTCAATTGGTTGCAGGTTTCAAAGTGAATGCGGTAGATACCATTGCTGCTGGTGATACGTTTAATGGCGCTTTACTCACCGCATTATTAGAAGGCCAAACAATGGGCCTCGCAGTACGTTTTGCTCATGCAGCCGCCGCGATTGCAGTGACTCGTGCGGGGGCGCAACCCTCTATTCCATGGCGAGCTGAGATCGACCGCTTCTTACAAGGCCAGGTATAA